A region of Lagenorhynchus albirostris chromosome 20, mLagAlb1.1, whole genome shotgun sequence DNA encodes the following proteins:
- the NAGS gene encoding N-acetylglutamate synthase, mitochondrial — translation MATARLAWALRAAPAGGRLRGPQGTGGARRLSGSTWRRAARGTSPGRRLSTAWAPAQPAQEEAEGAVYDIHAPAAEEPSWTLPPASPVSPDSPGPPAGRSLVQRDIQTFLNQCGASPGEARHWLTQFQTCHHSADRPFAVIEVDEEVLKCPKAVSSLAFALAFLQRMDMKPLVVLGLPAATAPSGCLSFWEAKAQLAQRCKVLVDALRHNAATAVPFFGGGSVLGAAEPAPHASYGGIVSVETDLLQWCLESSSIPILCPIGETAARRSVLLDSLEVTASLAKALRPTKIIFLNTTGGLHDSSNKVLSNVNLPADLDLVNNAEWVSTKERQQIRLIVDVLSRLPHHSSAVITDASTLLTELFSNKGSGTLFKNAERMLRVRSLDSLDQGLLVNLVNVSFGKKLRDDYLASLRPRLHSVYVSEGYNAAAILTTEPVLGGTPYLDKFVVSSSRQGQGSGQMLWERLRRDLQTLFWRSRVTNPINPWYFKHSDGSFSNKQWIFFWFGLADIRDSYELVNHAKGLPDSFCKPASDPGS, via the exons ATGGCGACGGCGCGGTTGGCCTGGGCCCTGCGGGCCGCCCCTGCGGGCGGGAGGCTGCGCGGCCCCCAAGGCACTGGGGGCGCCCGGAGGCTCAGCGGCAGCACGTGGCGGCGGGCGGCCAGGGGCACCAGCCCGGGACGCCGGCTCAGCACCGCCTGGGCGCCGGCCCAGCCCGCCCAAGAGGAGGCCGAGGGCGCCGTGTACGACATCCACGCGCCTGCAGCGGAGGAGCCGTCGTGGACACTGCCCCCCGCGTCCCCGGTGTCGCCCGACTCCCCCGGGCCCCCGGCCGGCCGCTCGCTGGTGCAGCGGGACATCCAGACCTTCCTGAACCAGTGTGGGGCCAGCCCCGGGGAGGCGCGCCACTGGCTCACGCAGTTCCAGACCTGCCACCACTCCGCGGACAGGCCCTTTGCCGTCATCGAG GTGGACGAGGAGGTGCTCAAGTGCCCTAAGGCCGTATCCAGCCTGGCCTTCGCCCTGGCCTTCCTGCAGCGCATGGACATGAAGCCCCTGGTGGTCCTGGGGCTGCCTGCTGCCACGGCGCCCTCGGGCTGTCTTTCCTTCTGGGAGGCCAAGGCACAGCTTGCCCAGAGATGCAAGGTGCTGGTGGACGCCCTGCGGCATAATGCCGCCACTGCTGTGCCTTTTTTTGGCGGCGGGTCGGTGCTGGGCGCTGCTGAGCCAGCCCCTCATGCCAG CTATGGCGGCATCGTCTCGGTGGAGACCGACCTACTACAGTGGTGCCTGGAGTCGAGCAGCATCCCCATCCTGTGCCCCATCGGGGAGACGGCCGCCCGCCGCTCCGTGCTCCTGGACTCACTGGAGGTGACCGCGTCGCTGGCCAAGGCGCTGCGGCCCACCAAAATCATCTTCCTCAATACCACGGGCGGTCTGCACGACAGCAGTAACAAG GTCCTGAGTAACGTGAACTTGCCCGCCGACCTGGACCTAGTGAACAACGCCGAGTGGGTGAGCACCAAAGAACGGCAGCAGATTCGGCTCATCGTAGACGTGCTCAGCCGCCTGCCTCACCACTCCTCGGCCGTCATCACCGACGCCAGCACGCTGCTCACCGAGCTCTTCAGCAACAAGG gGTCCGGGACGCTGTTCAAGAACGCCGAGCGGATGCTGCGAGTGCGCAGCCTGGACAGCCTGGACCAGGGCCTCCTAGTGAACCTGGTCAACGTCAGCTTCGGCAAAAAGCTCCGGGACGACTACTTGGCCTCGCTGCGCCCGAGGTTGCACTCTGTCTACGTCTCTGAGGG GTACAACGCGGCTGCCATTCTGACCACGGAGCCTGTACTTGGGGGTACCCCGTATCTAGACAAGTTTGTGGTGAGCTCCAGCCGCCAGGGCCAAGGCTCCGGCCAGATGCTGTGGGAGCGCCTGCGGCGGGACCTGCAGACGCTTTTCTGGCGCTCCCGGGTCACCAACCCCATCAATCCCTG